A section of the Pseudanabaena mucicola str. Chao 1806 genome encodes:
- the bioF gene encoding 8-amino-7-oxononanoate synthase: protein MSTPYDWLDRNLASIHKANWYRSTQTITSKAGTIATIDGREMLMFASNNYLGLAGDRRLIEAAISATQIYGTGSTGSRLVTGHLALHEELEQAIANLKNTEAALVFSSGYLANLGAISAVVGPRDLILGDAYNHSCLKKGGLLSGAMSINYLHLDIADLATKLKEYRAKYRRCLITTDSVFSMDGDLAPLRKIMDLAARYDCMVLVDEAHGTGVFGDRGGGLTQSLAIEQDLIQVGTLSKALGSLGGYVAGSAKLIDYLRNRAATWIYTTALSPADTGAAIAAINLVQKEPERRQQLWQNVKFLQQGLQDLGIHAIAFDSPIIALKFGDGDIDVTMHISQQLRQNGFFAPAIRPPTVPTARIRLTLMATHTTSQIQTLLQCLANI from the coding sequence ATATCTACGCCCTACGACTGGCTCGATCGCAATTTAGCCTCAATTCATAAAGCTAATTGGTATCGTTCTACGCAAACAATCACCAGTAAGGCAGGAACGATCGCGACCATTGATGGGCGCGAAATGCTGATGTTTGCCAGTAACAACTATTTGGGGTTAGCTGGCGATCGCCGTTTGATTGAGGCTGCCATTAGCGCGACGCAAATCTATGGCACTGGTTCGACGGGCTCGCGCTTGGTGACAGGTCATTTGGCTTTACACGAGGAATTAGAGCAAGCGATCGCGAATCTCAAAAATACTGAAGCAGCTCTTGTTTTTAGTTCAGGCTATTTAGCAAATTTAGGAGCTATCTCCGCAGTTGTCGGCCCACGCGATTTGATTTTAGGCGATGCATATAACCATTCTTGTCTGAAAAAAGGCGGATTACTAAGTGGTGCAATGTCGATCAATTATTTACATCTCGATATCGCTGACCTTGCCACCAAATTGAAGGAATATCGCGCCAAATACCGCCGTTGTCTAATTACAACTGACAGCGTATTTAGTATGGATGGCGACCTTGCCCCATTACGGAAAATTATGGACTTAGCTGCTCGCTATGACTGCATGGTGCTCGTCGATGAGGCTCATGGAACAGGCGTATTTGGCGATCGCGGTGGTGGTCTAACTCAATCGTTAGCAATTGAGCAGGATTTAATCCAAGTGGGAACCCTTAGCAAAGCCTTGGGAAGTTTAGGTGGGTATGTCGCTGGCTCAGCAAAATTAATCGACTATTTACGCAATCGGGCAGCGACTTGGATCTATACCACTGCTCTTTCACCTGCGGATACTGGGGCTGCGATCGCGGCAATTAATCTGGTGCAAAAGGAACCTGAGCGTCGTCAGCAACTTTGGCAAAATGTCAAATTTTTGCAACAAGGCTTACAGGATTTAGGAATTCATGCAATTGCGTTTGATTCACCGATTATCGCGCTCAAGTTTGGTGATGGTGATATAGATGTGACCATGCATATTTCCCAACAACTGCGACAGAATGGCTTTTTTGCACCTGCAATTCGTCCGCCGACGGTTCCAACTGCACGAATCCGTCTGACTCTGATGGCAACCCATACAACTAGCCAAATTCAAACATTACTCCAATGTTTGGCAAATATTTAA
- a CDS encoding MBL fold metallo-hydrolase — MLKKLKLNHLLTFAIAAIAAIMSMTIGQGWEPVVAQNQSQTQVQKQAQKTVEAPLQTISLQNAGLQLQEVAQGVYALIASTDFPPASPTLAIANGGIVIGSESVLVIDSFQNSDLAELLIATVKSLTDKPIKYVLNTHYHFDHTGGNVAFVKQNIPVIGRGVIREYIQSGKNNTNGITPPTVIVNSQTDIWLGDRQVRIERVDGHSAGTDLVAYVPDAKVLFTGDMVFNKRIPYTGDSDIRQWQGSLYRLIATFPEAKVVPGHGDVTDVTGLQAQQAYFSWLERTALEWKAQILTKEQVLEKFAKVPDAYRDYKFKDIYPLNLESAYEQFTRSKIIPLIP; from the coding sequence ATGCTGAAAAAGCTAAAGCTTAATCATCTGCTTACTTTTGCCATTGCGGCGATCGCTGCCATCATGTCAATGACAATTGGGCAAGGTTGGGAGCCTGTAGTAGCTCAAAATCAGTCACAAACTCAAGTGCAGAAGCAAGCCCAAAAAACTGTGGAAGCCCCCCTTCAAACCATTAGTTTGCAAAATGCAGGTTTACAGTTACAAGAGGTTGCTCAAGGTGTATATGCATTGATTGCTAGCACTGATTTTCCACCAGCCAGCCCTACATTAGCGATCGCCAATGGTGGGATTGTCATCGGTAGTGAAAGTGTATTGGTGATAGACTCATTTCAAAACTCAGATTTAGCTGAATTATTGATTGCAACGGTGAAATCACTGACAGATAAGCCCATCAAGTATGTATTGAATACCCATTACCACTTTGACCATACAGGCGGTAACGTTGCCTTTGTCAAGCAAAATATTCCTGTAATTGGACGTGGTGTAATTCGTGAGTATATCCAAAGTGGCAAAAATAATACGAATGGCATTACCCCTCCAACGGTCATTGTCAATAGTCAGACTGATATTTGGTTAGGCGATCGCCAAGTCCGCATTGAACGTGTCGATGGACATTCGGCAGGTACGGATCTAGTTGCCTATGTCCCTGATGCTAAAGTTCTATTTACTGGTGATATGGTTTTCAATAAGCGGATTCCCTACACAGGCGATAGCGATATTCGTCAATGGCAAGGTAGCCTATATCGCTTGATTGCCACTTTCCCCGAAGCAAAGGTTGTCCCTGGGCATGGTGATGTCACTGATGTAACGGGCTTACAAGCACAGCAGGCTTATTTCAGTTGGTTAGAGCGCACGGCTTTGGAATGGAAAGCGCAGATTTTAACTAAAGAGCAAGTATTGGAGAAATTTGCGAAAGTACCTGATGCTTACAGAGATTACAAATTTAAGGACATCTACCCTCTCAATTTAGAGTCAGCCTATGAGCAGTTTACTCGTAGCAAGATTATTCCTTTGATTCCCTAA
- the rpsJ gene encoding 30S ribosomal protein S10, with protein MAPQQQKIRIRLKAFDHRLLDSSCEKIVETANRTNAAAVGPIPLPTRRRIYCVLRSPHVDKDSREHFETRTHSRIIDIYQPSAKTIDALMKLDLAAGVDIEVKL; from the coding sequence GTGGCACCTCAACAACAAAAGATTCGGATTCGTCTCAAAGCTTTCGATCATCGCCTGCTAGATTCTTCCTGCGAAAAAATCGTCGAAACTGCTAATCGTACAAACGCGGCTGCTGTTGGTCCAATCCCCCTGCCAACACGCCGTCGTATCTACTGTGTTCTCAGATCTCCCCACGTAGATAAGGACTCTCGCGAACATTTTGAAACTCGTACCCATAGTCGGATTATCGATATTTATCAACCCTCAGCCAAAACTATTGATGCTCTCATGAAGCTCGATCTAGCTGCTGGTGTTGATATCGAAGTAAAACTCTAA
- the ndhL gene encoding NAD(P)H-quinone oxidoreductase subunit L produces the protein MSFLLSSPILAAIVYAAIAGTYLLVLPLIILFYFKARWYKTGSIERIFICFLAFFFFPGLLVLSPFFNFRPEARTI, from the coding sequence ATGTCGTTTCTTCTCTCTTCTCCAATACTTGCTGCCATTGTATATGCTGCGATCGCAGGTACATATTTGCTTGTTTTGCCTCTAATCATTTTGTTTTACTTCAAGGCTCGTTGGTACAAAACTGGTTCGATTGAAAGAATATTCATTTGTTTTTTGGCATTTTTCTTTTTCCCTGGTTTATTAGTCCTATCACCCTTCTTTAACTTCCGTCCCGAAGCACGCACTATTTAA
- a CDS encoding DUF3007 family protein, with protein MRRIDAIAIMVAFFGFGGIAFWVFRANGFDATNAGVWSQVVLVGVLLAWISTYVFRAITQTMTYNQQLDDYKKAVLAKQLEEMSPEDRERLLAEVDAEKKQIQNAVKDE; from the coding sequence ATGCGCCGCATTGATGCCATAGCAATTATGGTTGCTTTTTTCGGATTTGGTGGAATCGCCTTTTGGGTATTTCGTGCTAATGGTTTCGATGCAACTAATGCAGGCGTTTGGAGTCAAGTTGTGCTTGTCGGTGTGTTGCTTGCTTGGATCTCAACCTATGTGTTTCGGGCTATTACGCAAACCATGACTTACAATCAGCAACTTGATGATTATAAAAAGGCAGTTTTAGCAAAGCAACTCGAAGAAATGTCTCCTGAAGATCGTGAAAGGTTGCTTGCTGAGGTAGATGCAGAAAAGAAACAAATTCAAAATGCTGTCAAAGATGAATGA
- the hisF gene encoding imidazole glycerol phosphate synthase subunit HisF, whose amino-acid sequence MLAKRILPCLDVKAGRVVKGVNFVDLKDAGDPVELAQAYNQAGADELVFLDITATHEDRGTILDVVYRTAEQVFIPLTVGGGVRNLDNIRELLRAGADKVSMNSAAVHDPDLINRSSDRFGNQCIVVAIDARRRNDPQNLGWDVYVRGGRENTGIDALWWAQEVVKRGAGEILLTSMDADGTKAGYDLELTRQIADLVEVPVIASGGAGNCEHILQALTKGHAEAALLASLLHYGELTISEIKEYLSAHQVPVRSL is encoded by the coding sequence ATGCTGGCGAAACGGATTTTGCCTTGTCTTGATGTAAAAGCAGGTCGAGTCGTCAAAGGAGTGAACTTTGTCGATCTTAAGGATGCTGGCGATCCCGTAGAACTAGCACAGGCTTATAACCAAGCAGGAGCCGATGAACTGGTATTCCTTGACATCACTGCTACCCATGAAGATCGCGGCACAATTTTAGATGTGGTCTATCGCACTGCTGAACAGGTTTTTATTCCCCTTACAGTTGGCGGTGGTGTTCGCAATCTCGACAATATTCGCGAACTGTTACGAGCAGGAGCCGATAAGGTCAGCATGAATTCTGCTGCCGTTCACGATCCTGATCTCATTAACCGCAGTAGTGATCGCTTTGGCAATCAGTGCATCGTCGTGGCGATCGATGCCCGTCGCAGAAACGATCCCCAGAACTTAGGCTGGGATGTCTATGTCCGTGGTGGACGCGAGAATACAGGCATAGACGCGCTCTGGTGGGCGCAGGAAGTCGTTAAGCGCGGTGCAGGTGAAATCTTGCTGACTAGTATGGATGCTGACGGAACTAAGGCTGGTTACGATCTTGAACTGACGCGCCAAATTGCGGATTTAGTAGAAGTGCCTGTAATTGCTTCAGGTGGGGCAGGTAATTGTGAGCATATTCTTCAAGCGCTCACAAAAGGTCATGCCGAAGCTGCACTGCTAGCCTCATTACTGCACTATGGCGAATTGACCATTTCGGAAATTAAAGAATATCTCAGCGCTCATCAAGTGCCAGTGCGATCGCTTTAA
- a CDS encoding NAD+ synthase, whose amino-acid sequence MTLKFGIAQLNPIIGDLVGNCDRLLAAVQKLAVQAVQLVITPELSVCGYPPRDLLMNHQFVSDMDSAIADLALKLPHDVAVLVGTVSVNPQANQVGGKHLFNSAALLQDGKVQQIFLKRLLPTYDVFDEDRYFQAGEGSQVFTLKLPDQASLRVGVTICEDIWNDEKFWGKRNYADDPVAELAQKEVDLLVNLSASPYAVGKQKLREAMLSHSAIVHNLPLLYANQVGANDDLIFDGRSMAFNRSGEIVARGKGFEEDLLVIDFNLIDFNQVGHIPNLSTFESDDAEVFAALVLGVRDYIQKCRFRKVVIGLSGGIDSALVAAIATEAIGKENILGVLMPSPYSSDHSITDAIDLAQNLGITTETIPIQPMMSAFDQSLAHLFAGQASDVTEENLQSRIRGSLLMAISNKFGHLLISTGNKSEVSVGYCTLYGDMNGGLAAIADVPKTRVFSICEWLNRTNSPLAIKQGVAEVIPVNIITKPPSAELKPDQVDQDSLPPYDILDDILHKLINLHLSATEIIASGHDQATVDRVVRLVKTAEFKRRQAAPGLKITDRAFGSGWRMPIASKVTP is encoded by the coding sequence CCGCCGCGCGACCTCTTGATGAATCACCAGTTTGTGAGTGATATGGACTCCGCGATCGCTGATTTAGCCTTGAAACTGCCCCATGATGTGGCAGTACTTGTGGGGACAGTTTCTGTCAATCCTCAGGCAAATCAAGTGGGAGGTAAACATCTATTTAATAGTGCCGCTTTGTTACAGGATGGTAAAGTACAGCAAATTTTCCTTAAGAGATTGCTACCAACCTATGACGTATTTGATGAGGATCGTTATTTTCAGGCGGGGGAGGGGAGTCAAGTTTTTACGTTAAAGCTACCAGACCAAGCGTCATTGCGAGTGGGCGTGACCATTTGTGAGGATATTTGGAATGATGAGAAGTTTTGGGGAAAAAGGAACTATGCTGATGATCCCGTGGCGGAATTGGCACAAAAAGAAGTAGATTTGCTAGTTAATTTATCTGCTTCTCCCTATGCGGTCGGTAAGCAAAAGTTGCGTGAAGCCATGCTCAGCCATAGTGCGATTGTCCATAACTTGCCATTGCTCTATGCCAATCAAGTCGGCGCAAATGATGATCTAATTTTTGATGGGCGCAGTATGGCGTTTAATCGCAGTGGTGAAATTGTGGCACGGGGCAAAGGGTTTGAAGAGGATTTACTTGTAATTGATTTTAATCTAATTGATTTTAATCAAGTTGGTCATATTCCAAATTTATCAACCTTTGAAAGTGATGATGCAGAAGTCTTTGCGGCTCTGGTTCTTGGTGTGCGGGACTATATACAGAAATGTCGCTTTCGGAAGGTCGTCATTGGGTTAAGTGGCGGTATTGACTCGGCGCTAGTTGCAGCGATCGCCACAGAAGCGATCGGCAAAGAGAACATCTTGGGTGTGCTGATGCCTTCTCCCTATAGTTCCGATCATTCAATTACTGATGCGATCGACCTTGCCCAGAATTTAGGAATTACGACAGAAACGATTCCTATTCAGCCAATGATGTCGGCTTTTGATCAGAGTTTGGCGCATCTATTTGCGGGACAAGCTAGTGATGTCACTGAGGAGAATTTACAATCGCGGATTCGGGGGAGCTTGCTCATGGCGATCTCCAATAAATTCGGGCATTTGCTAATTTCTACGGGGAATAAATCTGAAGTGTCTGTGGGCTATTGCACTCTCTATGGAGATATGAATGGTGGTCTAGCAGCGATCGCTGATGTTCCGAAAACGCGAGTATTTTCGATTTGCGAATGGCTGAATCGCACTAATTCTCCGCTAGCAATTAAGCAGGGTGTTGCGGAAGTAATTCCTGTAAATATCATTACTAAGCCCCCTAGTGCAGAGCTAAAGCCCGATCAAGTCGATCAAGATTCCCTACCGCCCTACGATATTCTCGATGATATTTTGCATAAGTTAATTAATCTGCATTTATCGGCCACTGAGATCATTGCCTCTGGACATGACCAAGCAACGGTTGATCGCGTAGTGCGTCTGGTCAAAACTGCCGAATTTAAACGTCGTCAAGCTGCTCCTGGTCTCAAAATTACCGATCGCGCCTTTGGTTCTGGTTGGAGAATGCCGATCGCCAGTAAGGTTACCCCTTAA